The genomic interval CTCATCTCGGGATAGGTTTAAATGAAAACCTTGCTAAGACTCGAAAGAGTTAAAAACTTTGACTCCCAGCTGACAGTCAGCTGATAGTTTGTGATTGACAGTTGAGAAAAGTTTTCCTTGTTTCTATACTATTATGCTAATTAGCTTTCTTGCTAAGCGAGCCCATTGGCTCAGAGGCTTAGTCAATTTCCCATTTGAACCTGACGTCAGAGCAGCTATAAAGCTCAGCAATGCTTTTAAACTCATCTGCTGGGTGATCCTTTAAAAAATTTCTCCAACAAGCCTtggggtttatttttttcttttcttctgcgcGGCTAAATAGAAGTTGACTTTGTTTCCTCCCTTTTTCTTAGCCTCGTAcactttacagtatataaagaagtCATGAAGTAGTCAaggttttcatacatttttttttatttttttttctctgaaaaaaaaaaaagccgcagaTCTCATGCAAAGAACGGAGGAAGGGACAACACGCGCGCTGCTCTGATGCGTCTGTGCAATAGACTCTACAGCAAAGGAAAATTGTgagtttaaaagagaaaaaaagggtaCTGCAAACCGAACGCTCTTTTTTCTtggttcaaaaaaattaaataaataaatcaagctgGCTCACACTCTTTCAAACCAGAACAGTTTGACAGCTGCTCTTCACCCCCTTTGGAGGACTGTCAACAGCAAAAGGATGGCATCAGAACTGGCAATGAGCAACTCCGACCTGCCCACTAGTCCCCTGGCCATGGAATATGTTAATGACTTCGATCTGATGAAGTTTGAAGTGAAAAAGGAGCCGGTGGAGCCCGATCGCAGCATCAGCCAGTGCAGCCGCCTGATCGCCGGGGGATCCCTGTCTTCCACCCCGATGAGCACGCCTTGCAGCTCCGTACCCCCTTCCCCAAGCTTCTCGGCGCCCAGCCCGggctctgggagcgaccagaagGCGCACTTGGAGGATTTCTACTGGATGACCGGCTACCAACAGCAGTTGAACCCGGAGGCTTTGGGCTTTAGCCCTGAAGACGCAGTAGAGGCTCTGATCAACAGCAGTCACCAGCTTCAGAGCTTCGACGGCTATGCTAGAGGGCAGCAGTTTGCCGGAGGAGCCGGATCGGGAGGCACCATGGCCGGGGAAGAGATGGGATCCGCCGCCGCTGTGGTGTCCGCAGTGATCGCggcggctgcagctcagagcgcgGCTcctcatcaccaccaccaccaccatcacacCGGCGGACACCACCAAGCATCCGGGGCGCCTTCCACCGGCAACTCAGGGGCGAACCACCAGCACCACAGCATGCATTTGGACGACCGGTTTTCGGACGAGCAGCTGGTTACCATGTCGGTAAGAGAGCTCAACCGGCAGCTGCGGGGGGTCAGCAAAGAAGAAGTGATCCGGCTGAAACAAAAGAGGAGAACCCTTAAAAACAGAGGCTATGCCCAGTCGTGTCGTTACAAGAGGGTCCAGCAGAGGCACGTCCTGGAAGGCGAGAAGAATCAACTCATGCAGCAAGTTGAGCACCTCAAGCAAGAAATCTCCAGGCTGGTCCGGGAGAGGGATGCCTACAAGGAAAAATACGAGAAGCTCATCAGCAATGGCTTCAGAGAAAACGGCTCCAGCAGCGACAACccttcttctccagagtttttcATGTGAGTCTCAACATACAAACACAGCTTGTCAACCCCTTAATAACAGTTCTCCatgtgaaatattattattttctttttcttctttttttttgtctggggTTTGCTAGACCAAGAAGCAAGTTTGCCAACCTTTAGAAAAGGTGCTTTACTTTTTCGTCTTTTGTAATGAGAATCGGTGGCTTGCTcaagtttttaagttttttttttctttttttttgcagggGGAgggctttataaaataaagattggacATATTATCAAAGATATATATTCATTTTGGAACTTACTCTTTGAAACCTGCCATCAGTGTCTTTTTGTTATGATAATAGTTGcaggtatgtgtgtatatgtacagtatatacacacataggcACAGACACATTAGTTTTGGGcttgctgtgtgtgtttttttctattaAGTCCTTTTTTTGCATAACATTTGAGTTTGCATTGTGAAAAAGAGACTCACTTTTGCCTTTTAAGTTcatcaagagattttttttagcaCTACCcagcttaaaaaatgaaaataaaggccCACCCGCCAAAAATACAACTCCAGCCACCTTCAGCTTTCATGTGAGtttttggcttttatttatttttatttttaatttgccaaacaaaaaaacatactttGAGCCTGCCATTTTTACTCCATTCTCATCTCATGCATTATAATGCTTGCTATTTTGTGTTTAGCAACAAAGAACTATAACTGttgaaaatatatacattatcaaaagacattatattaaaaaacaacCTTGCATGCTGGACatgtatggtttttttttttttgtttttgttttttttttctttgtgcttgaAAAAGAACTTTCTTGGATGACTTAAACGGCATGGCATTCATAACTTTATTATATATTGCTTCATCACTTTTTTGAGTTTGCAACAAAAAAGTGCGAGTGACATCCCCACATGAAAATGCATCTGCTATTATAGACTGCTTGAAGTTTTcagttgtgcaaaaaaaaaagaaaaaagaaaggaaaaaagtcagactcccatttttttttcttttctttatttgtacatttaTGCACTGAAGCATTCCTCTTGAAAGCTGTCAAACTGGATTCCGTGTTGTTAAGGAAAGAGGACTTGGAAGTTTCAAAAAGGAATCGATCCCTCTTTGGGACTAAAACTCTTTATTGCTTAAAAGcagtttcttttatttaacaTATGCCCCTTTCTAATGCATTTGGTAATTCTGTGGAATGCTGTGAGTTCCCAGTATATAAGTTAAGTATATAGTTTTATAATCTGTAAGCCCTGAATTAAATGGTTATGCTACAGGTTGTTATAAAAAAGGAATGTTATAGATAGATTAGGTTTACTTAGCTGTAGGTTTTATATGGTCTGATGCACtaaattgttttattgttgtgaTGTAAAGGGGGAGGGGgcaaatttgtaaaataaatgggattgttttaatacataaaacaaattttgcAGCATGTGCTTGCAATTAAAACAAGAGCTGGATAAAATGTAGCCCTTGGTATACCACTGACTG from Erpetoichthys calabaricus chromosome 9, fErpCal1.3, whole genome shotgun sequence carries:
- the mafa gene encoding transcription factor Maf — translated: MASELAMSNSDLPTSPLAMEYVNDFDLMKFEVKKEPVEPDRSISQCSRLIAGGSLSSTPMSTPCSSVPPSPSFSAPSPGSGSDQKAHLEDFYWMTGYQQQLNPEALGFSPEDAVEALINSSHQLQSFDGYARGQQFAGGAGSGGTMAGEEMGSAAAVVSAVIAAAAAQSAAPHHHHHHHHTGGHHQASGAPSTGNSGANHQHHSMHLDDRFSDEQLVTMSVRELNRQLRGVSKEEVIRLKQKRRTLKNRGYAQSCRYKRVQQRHVLEGEKNQLMQQVEHLKQEISRLVRERDAYKEKYEKLISNGFRENGSSSDNPSSPEFFMSSRKFLHL